From the Scylla paramamosain isolate STU-SP2022 unplaced genomic scaffold, ASM3559412v1 Contig9, whole genome shotgun sequence genome, the window tgCTAGTGAGGTAGAGATTCCAGTCTGTATTTGATAGGGTCTGTGTGAATTTCAACCGATTTACTCTATTTTGTAGCCTAAAATCAACTTTGTGGTGAATATTGCACACTTTATCAGAGACTGGAATATTGATAAACACTGGAAGGTGGTCActgataggaaagtggaaaattcCAGAAGAGACTGGTTCATTGAAGTTTGTCCAGACGTGATCCAATAAAGATGGGGCTGCAGTTGTATTTATGTCTGAAAATCTTGTTGGTCGAGATATATGTGGGAAGTAATTGTTTGATTGCATAGTTGTAATGAAAGAGTTAGTAGGAGGATGTGACACATGTTCAAGAAGGTTTATATTGAAGTCACCTATGAGTATATTCCTGTTGCTTGTGAAAAAGTtatttgaaagaagattatCAATATATGCATTAAATTCATTTACTTTAGCATGTTTACTATTTGGTCTGTAAATACAAGAAACAGAGTAGGAGGTAGTAGGTAGAATAATTTTCACACTACATAGTTCAGCATTTTCATCACACATGCAAAAATCCTTAATAATTTCACTTTGTAGGTCAATATTTACATAAATTGCAACACCCCCACCTGGAGAGTATAAAGGCCTGTGAACATGATATGACTTATAGCCATCAATTTCGTGAAGGTGAACATTATTTGCATTGAGCCAGGTTTCACTTATACATAAGATATCAGGGAGTTTGGGAAGAGATTTGATAAAAGAGATTACTtggtcataatttttgtttagtgaGCGGGCATTTATATGGAGAATATTGATATAGTCAGCGCTACTTCTTGGTATAACATTCTTGTATGAGGTAAGGTCATGATAATTACAGATATCATCTAACTCAAGAGATAAGTACATggaatttattatttctatgccGATGCTATCAGATTCATTGTTGTCTTCTAAGTCGTTGAAAAGTGTATTGAGGAGATTCTCACTAGTAaagttcatgatatagaaaggGGAATTTAAGAAAGGCTAGTAGAAAAGGGGGCAAGTATGGGtagcagagagggaggagggagtggaagggatttggaaaagtttaagggagaggaaaggaaggatatgataagtagagatagagaagaataatcaaagaataaggaaatacataataaaaaataaaaattaaaattaaataaaaagaaattggaaGGCTTACCAGGTATGTCATAAGAAGGGTGGAAGGTAGATTGCAAAATGTTTGCAGAATTTGGTGATCAAAAGGATTAAGTTGATAAAACTAGAAATGTTCAAGATATTGGCAAAGTAAAGATGATAGAATAAAGCTTCATACCCAAGATATTGGCaaagtaatagataaataggcaaagtagtagatgataaaagaaagtttcATATGATGAAATCTAGAAAAAAtttagatgaataataataagttggAGACATGCATAGGATATgacatataaaatatatactcaggaaaggataatgaatacattatatatataaattaaatagacATAAAGATATCTAGAATGTTTGGTAGGAAATATTGCATCATGTTGAGTTGAGAGCACATTTAAGACTGGGTCAGAACAGGATATTTATCTAGGAAAATGTTCAAAGACTGTTCAGTGgttatcatgtgtttttgactaGATGTTTTTAATTTAACAAAGATCTTTCCATCCCTTGTGTAGCACTGTTGGAAaagctccttgttttttttcctgatacccCAAACTGTATTGAAGATATTGCGTCGTTTTGGAGTGAGACTTTCATTAATATAGAGGCTAGGTTTAACTTTTACACAGGCATCCATTATTTCTGCCTTCTTTGATCTATTTAGCAGCTTTACAATTATTGgtctctctttgttttgactttttgaACCTAACCTGTGAGCAACATTGATGTCAGCATGACTTAAATTGATGTGCAGATTATCTTTAACTGAATTCACAACAAGGTCAGTtgagttttcatggttttgttcTCTGGGCAATGCAGGACCACTAATTATTATagtatctcttctttcatattgtTCTACATCATCTAGTTGATTTTCAAGTTTACAGACTGTATCCTCAAGTGAGGTCACTTTGTCCTGcaacttttcaattttttcatctttttccttggaaagaatagacagagcTTTCACTATTGTGTTCACTATCACTTTACCTTCTTCGGACAGACGAGCAATGTCACTGGAGATGAAGTCAAGGATGTTTGTTGTGGGTGCTTGTCCCATGGCTTGAGTTGGTGTCTTGACCATCTCGGCTATGGCTGTCCCCTGCTTCTGTCCAACTGGAGTAGATACCACAGCTGCTATGTCAGACCCTGCCGCACTCCTTGTTTGCACCATTTAGCTTGCGAGAATCCAAGTAGTAGACTACGTGCAGGGATAATGGAGTAAACAGGTACAGGGGCGAATCTGCGACGAGCCGGGGTTTGTTTACGTTTGGCAAATATTGTTGGAACAGTCCAGCGGCGGAGGCAGGGGACTTGTTTTGCTggcttattcttccttcacatccttctaTGTACTGGTTCTTGTATGGATCTTATGGCGGAGACATACCCGGAGCAGCCCGTAATGGTTCTTGGATAATAAGCGGGTGTAGCAAGcagaaaaaatgtggaaagtgAGGAGCTCCAAGGCACACGTGTTTCCACGTGTCTCTCTCTACAAGGAATATAGATGCTAAAAGTATTTTATGGTACCAATTTCAATAGGGAAGATTTTATTCCATCACCCGCTATTTCCTAAAACGTTGTATCTCTCGTTTTGAAGGCATAAGAAACAAACTCATCTTGTTTTGCTACCACTAACTTCAGGAGCATGAAATATAGATGCTAAAAATATCTTGCTGGATTATTTTTAGTTACAAAGACTATATTTTCACGGACAGGTGTCTGAAATGTTAGCTGTCTTGTTTTGAAGGCATAAGAAGCAAACAAGTGTAATCTTGCCGCCAGCCAACTTCtcatttgtcatcattatctttttcgtctcccttcccatcctcaaTTTCTAAGTAATTATCGTCCATGACAGCTGTGGctttctgtctatatatcactcgctattctctctcactttgctTGTAGAGGAAACCGTCTATCATATTCTGTAATGTTACTTTGCAGTGAAATACACTCCCTGGGTACTCTGCCATAAATGTATGCGTTTTGTCTCCTGAACACTGCTAATTCAATCCACCAGCAGCACAAAAAGTCCTGCACGAATGATGCAAGAACTACTAAAAAGCATCAAGATTGTTCAACTACAGCattacaaagataaaaaaaaaaatctgataagaAAACCGCCTTGTGTAAGTGAGTGAACACAAgcactgtaacacacacacacacacacacacacacacatgaggcaaatgggtgagcctcttaatgtgtaggccctgttcacctagcagcaagtagatacgggatgtaacccgaaggGTTGTGACCTTGCTGCTCCGGTGTGTGGTgccctacccaaagatcagtcactatgatctctgagctctttctgtagggtaacggctggctgggtgaccagcagatgactgtaggtgaatcacacacacacacacacacacacacacacacacacacacacacacacacacacacacacctcctatCAAGCTCCCTCAGtacagtagtagtcgtaatcgtagtagtagtagtactagtactagcagtagtagtagtagtagtagtagtagtagtagtagtagtagtagtagtagaataagtactagcaataataataataacaaccaaaGCGTTCATTCCtccagaaaataaatataataaacaacacTATGGGAGACCCAGACTTGACTCACTCACTGTACGGGCATCGCAGGGAATTAGGGGAAAAACACGGCAGAATTACCttgacagaacacacacacagcagtcagTGAGGAACCCAGCACGTCACGACCCGCTAAGCTCACCTTGTCATGCAGGAAATGTTCGAAACGGCACCAAGACATTACTTGACTGAAATCCgcaaccctcctccttccctctcctctcctctccccgccactctcccacgcctcacctcacgctGTAATGACCTGACTGCAGACTGAACAATGACAGCACACCACTCCCGTCTGTCTGACTCCATCACTCCATATCCCGCACCGCCAAGGTGGTTGTGTTTCTGTGCCATTGTAAATCACTGGTTAATGCCGCACTGTTCCTTGACATTCTCATCACGCTATGCTCAGCTACTGCTATTGTGTGTGTTATCTATCTAGTCATCAATATTAATTCACTTTTGATGCTGGTATGGCAAAATTACTATACTGTTTGCATCTGTtgatctatatttatttacttgtttcttttcttgtcttgtcaTACAAATATAAAGCCAGGtcaaatgcacaaaaaaaaaaaaaaaaaaaaaaaaaaaaagaaaaaaaaaaaaaaaaaaacttggtgtTCTCTCCCAAAAGAAAGCACCAGTTAAAAATTTGAGATGGAATGGCTGTGCTTTTTATTTGAGCTAGCTTTGTAATAACCTTAAATTGGTTCAGTCTGCCATGCAGGCTTAACGCATGAGAAAATGCTTATTCTGGAATATTTGTATTTAATATCACAttacaattcccttctttttcaatAAACCatggaaaaatttttttttttaattttaaatgacataTTACACTGGTGCTCTGACAGGGAAGAACCTCATACTGCCCTGAATTGACCAGGAGCCACCTTGCGTGGGTCAGCTGGTCTTTTAtggtctcctttcctcccattcttatATTCTGGATGACCATGCACAGGAGAGGCAGACACTTACCTGTAGTGAGCACGGGTGTTGAGGATGAAGCTGGGAGGCCTGGATCATATCGTCCAGGGTGTCATTCAAGGTGTCTAAGCTGTCCtcgctgtcctcctcctccttaccaggGCTTTCCTTGTTGTCAGAGGTGGGTTCAGGCTCTGAGGGCTGAGATAACACTTTCATAGCTTCTGACCAAGCTCTTCACTGACTGTGCATTAACATCCTTTTAAATGAGTATATTCCAGTCATCCAACCATGCAATTTCCTTCAGTATAAGGCAAAGTCATAATAGCCAATGGGCTAATAAGTAATCTATTATCTCCTAATGGTAATATCTATTGCAAAATAAACAACTCACCTTCCAGACAGTTTCCCCAGTCTCAGAGCAGTTCAGTCCAACAAATTTCAAGGCTTCATCAAGGTTGAAGTCAAGATTGAAGTCTGGTACAGTCTCATTGAGGGTGAAGGACGGAGAGTTAAGAGGAGACACAGAGTCAAGGGTCACGTCTCCTCCGCTGATGTTTTTCTTAGGAGACAGTAAATGCTCACCTGCAAGCAAAGGATGAACAGTAATTACACAAATACTGTCAACactctttctgttattcttgtAACAAATTTGATGTACAAAGCTACAACCTATGATGCTGTGGTTTGTTTTTCTCATCACCAACTTGTGGGGGTCATCAGATAAACAATAACATATTGGTGCCTAAAACATTAAAGCTCTTATGATAAAATTTGATCCAAATATGCTTTAAAAATCTTACAATAAGAACTATTCATGAATAAATGATGAATATAGCTTGCCTGGTTTTCAACAACAGTTAATGCTTTAATatgttatgtatatatactaaaaagaaagcatacatggtttatgtatataaataaactgtAAAAACATATATCACATGGCAACCATTACAACTACATAAAGGATATAATGTTCCCTTCATGTTCAGAGCAATTATAGTCATCCATGAAACCTCAaccaaaacactcacaatcttcatcattgaaaatataaacaaaatgtgtctatacacacacacacacacacacacacacacacacacacacacacacacacacacacacacacacacacacacacactacacattaTGTAAAGCAGTACACACCCTATACTCGTATTTTCATCACAGCAGTAATTTCTCAGGACTCATAACTGTTCCTCAGTGTTACCAGTACCTCTAGTAATTTGTGATCCttgatggtgggtggagggaggcctCCTGCCTGGCCAGGAAGCATTAGTGAGCCTCCTGCCACCCAGGTGTACCTGCCCTCTGTCCCCACTCCTTCAATGATCCCATTATGATTAATGATTCCACTCTATGGCCACCACCAAgcctaaatatttttcttacttggaAAAGAAAAGCTCAAATCAATAAGCCTTCACTGAGCTACAGATCACCGTGGTCTAGATATATAACAGCCACTGGCAATTATTGCACAAAATACTGTAGCACACTACTGTACTTGCAGGGATAAAATAATATCCTTCAGTCTTGATATAAGCCAACTCTCAAAGTGCTACACCACAGCTACACAAGACATAACATTTTCCCAAAAATCTCTTGTCCTGTGTGTTGCTGCACTGCTGCCAAGAGTACACCACCTCACATGTGTGTCTTGTGAAGATAAGAAACCATGCTATCACTATACCATTAAATACTTACTCAGTCATAAGTCATAACAATGTGTGTGCAGCAGATTCCTCAATAACATTTCAAGGTTACTGACTACTGGCACAGTCCTTCATACaatgacacatacaaaaagttGCTAATGTAACCACAACAGGGTACTCATCTATTCACTTCACTGTGTTGTGAAAAGCCCTTTGATTACAAGATTATAACAAGAAACTTGCTGGAGTATTACACAGATCACTATCTCA encodes:
- the LOC135096915 gene encoding uncharacterized protein LOC135096915 — its product is MPKTCMTMCCREESPKSDTTIDEKPEDNLWLQLGFTVDSETGEHLLSPKKNISGGDVTLDSVSPLNSPSFTLNETVPDFNLDFNLDEALKFVGLNCSETGETVWKPSEPEPTSDNKESPGKEEEDSEDSLDTLNDTLDDMIQASQLHPQHPCSLQMLAALRDPTTQRLATR